The Triticum dicoccoides isolate Atlit2015 ecotype Zavitan chromosome 6A, WEW_v2.0, whole genome shotgun sequence genome has a window encoding:
- the LOC119318707 gene encoding uncharacterized protein LOC119318707 isoform X3, with protein sequence MAAAGDDAPAGLFSGVWSRLHAAASVWRRRGQAFRDGEGEEEESTVRSRLARRAAAARRVGRKLAFVSFNLEVLVFIYAFWRARRRSLTWRQPIQVLPVLAVPALATLIYAAYVRFTRMLDLKDKRTLERLQEDKPQTECEPRDSVDLKDKETLERLQEDKQRTECEPGEFDRDNQNNVQNCDDVDDASNSLVGTDSAAQTAKLMKHRQSSIKHRDDDGADMAWGHSKDFQSAPSGGLRMRRLSSAKTYMTSSSFIERSVEKTQEMPSVSAHLDQHVHVPISTEDTISYHFDDCRSMHAQPADTPQELSEGDGDKEGFDGLWDIVETRSNSSKENPISPVGSHNNFYDGDDSRSPASSPDDFVAHNSLNDFSPDLSGLVLPASETLKMLHPEGVREEALLDPHKSEVLHMYSLTPKESPTPYAVNDKELPITPDMGTYSELLGEGVEETESSIFHTPEDSTPSFISEEVLLCPPAVSNIEHCLGTPEFSLCGQETEKIEVVGSVSFTNDSPELSFLSSPELVVESAEDAIEKELCELNSKEENTMLISMEEEPLQGPLIVSTGTSEQCLETSDASLCIQDTKAGEVSGIINFVTATPELMYTASPELLAEGDEDLKEDKTSDLHLPEQNGLPLNIEKEPILDSLVADTAEDVERTEVHDVVQEGSFESEDEETFNNPNLVVTSSIDDSKNQNLISDSMLVQFIPNTDINEALEGGWEAVSEPLHQGPRHSEGMFLSPGEINNDEVYSLTPMESPTLYAVNDKELPITPDMESYPEFFGEGIEEIVSSKFHMPEESTTPFNLEEVLPCSLAVSNIENCPGAPEFSVSGEEETDKMEVAGSVSFINVSPELSFLSSPELVVESAEDATEKELCELDTKEDNAILINMEEEALQDPLMVSASTVEQCLETSDVSLRIQDANPKSMYPPSPEVLGEYNEEFKEDQTSDSHILEENGLPFNFEKEPILDSPVADTAEGVEITGVHYVVKEGFSESEGEEAFNYQKLAVTDSEDDSDTQNLIIDSMPVKFIRNSDLNEVLEGGQEAFSQPLCQSTRHSEGMFLSSAEINNDEVYSSNSNSYANVVEDAAPSEGLSKFEDEMSIASLDTPICLDEVKSAAIVDIDIVSPKLSLQPELHDVGVEENEFFKFHVPEEIRTPFNLEEQVLLSPVAVNNTEYCRETQEFSLYNQENEEREVVESVSYIKVSPESSLLSSPEFVGEGGEDAREKEARELNTNEENETLINLEEEPLQAAPVVSTTDQCLETSEFSLSSEVAKTMDVPEIVSFVTVSPELNYSASSELLSEGDGDLHEDETSDLHLKEHKALPFNLEEPFLDPLVVDTAEDALATSELLICSEEVKMTEVHGVVEEVFSESEDEAACDHPNLVLASPDDDSTAQNLTSNSISAQVIPDTSVKEASQAGQEALPEPPHESICHSEGTFLSSGEVNHDKVTVEAPFAGEGGLSMPEDEMALTSLETSILLDEVRTAENLAANSEPSQSIPDTNGFQSLHDQEQAPSETLQDTNFLLEGSHTSSDEGINSEIFSLYSRSSSCVSEINMLESLRSGTSSEPDNDRGLSFDERNRVIFHNMDSTENNTNNPVTDESILETNMIETLNIADETTADSPHEVSSNFVDSFVAPDVINGMTQSDQHLDLSSSSFAPVVDAFETLQSGQFFSEPQLENDVTFEQTQMSPKEADDAENYFTNTIDDPQDSERTSTVALEDEDDLTLHKAYMSPEDISEVKNSLADDYASDLPHMPENHCFSEKVSPESQDPLSSEEILVCPEGLKTENDLDGVKSSLYSTEANLAEPCGIAHEGTQQQDETMLGFEEASSEYHYDNSGSLDIPDVTVAESLQAAERSSSEILYDGMFSFEGTLISLDGDDNAEDFPNNSGSVMHTAQTDTTSLPSLQEGSFKPEDENPVNSISPYEVDTEESSSSNHGNSSSASSRHDISFMEAPRPQELPIDAGREKVLLKDKEPKDSKSEVMKETLEDLDDDHEVSSTPSDAALNLYLLY encoded by the exons ATGGCCGCCGCCGGCGACGACGCGCCCGCGGGGCTCTTCTCCGGCGTCTGGTCCCGCCTCCACGCCGCGGCCTCCGTCTGGCGTCGCCGGGGCCAGGCCTTCCGcgacggagagggggaggaggaggagtccaccgtgcggtcgcgcctggcgaggcgggcggcggcggcgcgccgggTCGGCCGGAAGCTCGCCTTCGTCTCCTTCAACCTCGAG GTGCTGGTGTTCATCTACGCGTTCTGGAGGGCGAGGAGACGGAGTCTGACCTGGCGGCAGCCCATCCAGGTGCTGCCCGTGCTCGCGGTCCCTGCTCTCGCTACGCTCATCTACGCTGCCTACGTCCGCTTCACCAGAATGC TTGACCTAAAGGACAAAAGAACACTTGAAAGACTTCAAGAGGACAAGCCGCAAACTGAGTGTGAACCAAGGGATTCAGTTGACCTCAAGGACAAGGAAACGCTTGAAAGACTTCAAGAGGACAAGCAGCGAACTGAGTGTGAACCAGGGGAGTTTGACCGGGACAACCAAAACAATGTCCAG AACTGTGATGATGTGGACGATGCTAGTAATTCTCTGGTTGGAACTGATTCAGCAGCACAAACTGCTAAGCTTATGAAACATCGCcagtcaagcattaagcatagagatGATGATGGAGCAGATATGGCTTGGGGTCATAGCAAGGATTTCCAATCAGCACCCTCAGGTGGACTAAGGATGAGAAGATTGTCAAGTGCAAAAACATACATGACCAGCAGCAGTTTTATAGAAAGAAGTGTGGAAAAGACACAGGAAATGCCATCTGTCTCTGCACATTTAGATCAGCATGTCCATGTCCCTATTTCCACTGAAGATACTATTTCGTATCATTTTGATGATTGCCGCAGCATGCATGCTCAACCTGCAGATACCCCTCAAGAATTGTCTGAAGGAGATGGTGACAAAGAAGGGTTTGATGGATTATGGGACATTGTGGAAACTCGTTCCAATTCCAGCAAGGAGAATCCCATATCTCCAGTTggttctcataataatttttatgaCGGAGACGATTCACGCTCCCCTGCATCTTCACCAGACGACTTTGTTGCTCATAATAGCTTAAATGACTTCAGCCCTGACCTGTCTGGTCTGGTACTACCTGCATCAGAAACCTTGAAAATGTTGCATCCCGAAGGTGTCAGGGAGGAAGCATTGCTTGATCCACACAAGTCAGAAGTGTTGCATATGTATTCTTTGACTCCAAAGGAGAGCCCTACTCCCTATGCAGTCAATGACAAGGAACTGCCAATCACTCCTGACATGGGGACCTATTCAGAGTTGCTTGGCGAGGGAGTCGAGGAGACAGAATCGTCCATATTCCATACACCAGAGGACAGTACGCCATCCTTCATCTCAGAGGAGGTTTTACTGTGTCCACCTGCAGTCAGTAATATCGAACATTGCTTGGGGACTCCAGAGTTCTCTTTGTGCGGTCAAGAGACTGAAAAAATTGAAGTTGTTGGAAGTGTCAGCTTTACTAATGACAGTCCTGAGTTAAGCTTCTTATCCTCTCCAGAATTAGTTGTGGAGAGTGCTGAGGATGCCATTGAGAAAGAATTATGTGAGTTAAACTCAAAGGAGGAGAATACTATGCTCATCAGTATGGAGGAGGAACCTTTGCAAGGTCCACTTATAGTCAGTACTGGTACTAGTGAACAATGCCTGGAAACTTCAGATGCCTCTTTATGCATTCAAGATACCAAGGCGGGGGAAGTTTCTGGAATTATAAACTTTGTTACAGCCACTCCTGAATTAATGTATACAGCGTCTCCGGAGTTACTTGCAGAAGGTGATGAGGACTTGAAGGAGGATAAAACGTCTGATTTGCATTTACCGGAGCAGAATGGCCTACCTTTAAACATTGAGAAAGAACCTATTCTGGATTCACTTGTAGCTGATACTGCTGAGGATGTCGAGAGAACAGAAGTTCATGATGTTGTCCAGGAAGGTTCTTTTGAATCAGAAGACGAGGAAACATTTAATAATCCAAATCTTGTTGTCACTTCTTCAATTGATGATAGTAAAAATCAAAATTTGATAAGTGACTCAATGCTTGTTCAATTTATTCCAAACACCGACATAAATGAAGCTCTTGAAGGTGGCTGGGAAGCAGTTTCTGAACCGCTACATCAAGGCCCTCGCCATTCTGAAGGAATGTTCTTATCTCCCGGGGAGATCAATAATGACGAAGTCTATTCTTTGACTCCAATGGAGAGCCCTACATTGTATGCAGTCAATGACAAGGAGCTGCCAATCACTCCTGACATGGAGAGCTATCCAGAGTTCTTTGGCGAGGGAATTGAAGAGATAGTATCGTCCAAGTTCCATATGCCAGAGGAGAGTACGACGCCCTTCAATTTGGAGGAGGTTTTACCGTGCTCGCTTGCAGTCAGTAATATAGAAAATTGCCCCGGGGCTCCAGAGTTCTCTGTATCTGGTGAAGAAGAGACTGATAAAATGGAAGTTGCTGGAAGTGTCAGCTTTATCAATGTCAGTCCTGAGTTGAGCTTCTTATCTTCTCCAGAGTTGGTTGTGGAGAGTGCTGAGGATGCCACCGAGAAAGAATTATGTGAATTAGATACAAAGGAGGACAATGCTATACTCATCAACATGGAGGAGGAAGCTTTACAAGATCCGCTTATGGTCAGTGCCAGTACTGTTGAACAATGCTTGGAAACTTCAGATGTCTCTTTACGCATTCAAGATGCCAATCCTAAATCGATGTACCCACCATCTCCAGAGGTACTTGGAGAATATAATGAAGAATTCAAGGAGGATCAAACGTCTGACTCGCACATACTGGAGGAGAATGGCCTACCTTTTAATTTTGAAAAGGAACCTATTCTGGATTCACCTGTAGCTGATACTGCTGAGGGCGTCGAGATAACAGGGGTTCATTATGTTGTCAAGGAAGGTTTTTCTGAGTCAGAAGGCGAGGAAGCATTTAACTATCAAAAGCTTGCTGTCACAGATTCGGAGGATGATAGTGACACTCAAAATTTGATTATTGATTCAATGCCAGTGAAATTCATTCGAAACAGCGACCTAAATGAAGTTCTTGAAGGTGGCCAGGAAGCATTTTCTCAGCCACTATGCCAAAGCACTCGCCATTCTGAAGGAATGTTCTTATCTTCAGCGGAGATCAATAATGATGAAGTCTATTCAAGCAACTCAAATTCATATGCCAATGTGGTGGAAGATGCTGCACCCTCTGAAGGACTTTCTAAGTTTGAAGATGAAATGTCTATTGCTTCTTTAGATACTCCCATCTGCCTGGATGAGGTTAAAAGTGCAGCTATTGTTGACATTGATATAGTCAGTCCTAAACTGAGCCTTCAACCAGAGCTGCATGATGTGGGAGTTGAGGAGAATGAATTTTTCAAGTTCCATGTACCAGAGGAAATCAGAACACCCTTCAATTTGGAGGAGCAAGTTTTGCTATCCCCAGTTGCGGTCAATAATACTGAATACTGCAGGGAGACTCAGGAGTTCTCTTTGTACAATCAAGAGAATGAGGAAAGGGAAGTTGTTGAAAGTGTCAGCTATATTAAGGTCAGTCCTGAGTCGAGCCTCTTATCCTCTCCAGAGTTTGTTGGGGAGGGTGGTGAGGATGCTAGGGAGAAAGAAGCACGCGAATTAAACACAAATGAGGAGAATGAGACACTCatcaatttggaggaggaacctttACAAGCTGCGCCTGTGGTCAGTACTACTGATCAGTGCTTGGAAACATCAGAGTTTTCTTTATCTAGTGAAGTTGCCAAGACAATGGATGTTCCAGAGATTGTTAGCTTTGTTACAGTCAGTCCTGAATTAAACTACTCTGCATCTTCAGAGTTACTATCAGAGGGGGACGGGGACTTACACGAGGATGAAACGTCTGACTTGCACTTAAAGGAGCATAAGGCCCTACCTTTTAATTTGGAGGAGCCTTTTCTGGATCCACTTGTAGTTGATACTGCTGAAGATGCGTTGGCTACATCAGAACTTTTGATATGCAGTGAAGAGGTCAAGATGACCGAAGTTCATGGAGTCGTCGAGGAAGTTTTCTCTGAATCAGAAGACGAGGCAGCATGTGACCATCCAAACCTTGTTCTCGCCTCTCCAGATGATGATAGTACCGCTCAAAATTTGACAAGTAATTCAATATCTGCTCAGGTCATTCCGGACACCAGTGTAAAGGAAGCTTCTCAAGCTGGTCAGGAAGCATTGCCTGAGCCACCACATGAAAGCATTTGCCATTCTGAAGGAACATTCCTATCTTCAGGTGAGGTCAATCATGATAAAGTGACAGTTGAAGCACCATTTGCTGGTGAGGGAGGACTTTCTATGCCTGAAGATGAAATGGCTTTGACTTCTCTAGAGACTTCCATCTTGCTTGATGAGGTTAGAACTGCAGAAAATTTGGCAGCCAACTCTGAACCTTCTCAGTCCATCCCAGACACCAACGGATTTCAATCTCTTCACGACCAGGAACAAGCTCCATCTGAAACACTGCAGGACACTAATTTTCTTCTCGAGGGAAGCCACACATCTTCAGATGAGGGTATAAACTCTGAAATATTTTCGCTGTATTCCAGGTCATCTTCATgtgtttcagagatcaacatgctgGAATCTCTCAGAAGTGGAACATCTTCTGAACCGGACAATGATCGTGGTTTAAGCTTTGATGAGAGGAACCGTGTGATATTTCATAACATGGACAGTACAGAAAATAACACAAACAACCCAGTGACTGATGAATCTATCCTGGAGACCAACATGATTGAAACTCTTAATATTGCTGATGAAACAACTGCTGATTCACCGCACGAAGTTTCTTCAAACTTTGTGGACTCTTTTGTAGCTCCAGATGTAATCAATGGCATGACACAATCAGATCAACACTTGGACTTATCATCCTCTTCATTTGCTCCGGTGGTTGATGCATTTGAAACATTGCAAAGTGGTCAGTTTTTTTCTGAGCCTCAACTCGAAAATGATGTTACGTTTGAGCAGACCCAAATGTCCCCTAAGGAGGCTGATGATGCTGAAAACTATTTCACCAATACAATTGACGATCCTCAAGATAGTGAGAGAACATCAACTGTAGCTTTGGAAGATGAAGATGATTTAACTCTTCATAAGGCTTACATGTCTCCTGAAGATATCAGTGAAGTCAAAAATTCTTTGGCTGATGATTATGCTTCAGATCTTCCTCACATGCCGGAGAACCATTGCTTCAGCGAAAAAGTATCACCTGAATCTCAGGACCCCTTAAGTTCTGAGGAGATTTTGGTTTGTCCAGAGGGTTTGAAAACTGAAAATGATTTAGACGGTGTAAAGTCATCCTTGTATTCTACAGAGGCCAACTTGGCAGAACCTTGTGGCATTGCTCACGAAGGAACTCAGCAACAAGATGAAACCATGTTGGGTTTTGAGGAAGCCAGTTCTGAATATCACTATGACAATTCAGGGTCCCTAGATATTCCAGATGTCACTGTGGCGGAGAGTCTTCAAGCCGCAGAGAGATCATCATCTGAGATACTTTACGATGGCATGTTCAGTTTCGAGGGGACATTAATATCTCTAGATGGCGATGACAATGCTGAGGATTTTCCTAACAATTCAGGTTCTGTTATGCATACTGCACAGACCGACACAACAAGTCTCCCTAGTCTTCAAGAAGGGTCTTTCAAGCCAGAAGATGAAAATCCAGTTAATTCTATCTCCCCATATGAGGTTGATACTGAAGAATCAAGTAGCTCAAATCATGGTAATTCCAGCTCCGCTTCATCTCGTCATGACATCAGCTTCATGGAGGCTCCTCGGCCCCAGGAACTGCCTATAGACGCTGGAAGGGaaaaag TTCTGCTCAAGGATAAGGAACCAAAAGACAGTAAATCTGAGGTCATGAAAGAGACTCTCGAAGATTTGGATGACGACCATGAGGTGAGTAGCACTCCCTCAGATGCTGCTTTGAACTTGTATCTTCTTTATTGA